tttctgtcAATTTTCAGGTTGGATCAGGCATCATCTTCCCTATACTGAAGGCAGAAGGAATTAGAGCAACATTCTTCCCGGAAACAATGCCTGCTTGCTACAGAACTCCTCCTGTCCAATCCACTGACGATAGAGAAACAGGGAAatagttgtttattttattggtgAAGGAAGCAAATCTTATCAGCTGAATTTACGAAGCATGCGGTACAACATGAACAAACATGAAACAATCCTCATGATGTACCTCATGAAATGAATAAGATGAATCTCAAAATTGTATCTCCATTGTATTTCGAgttttccaaaaataataataataaaaataatatatataaatgttgttgttaaTGATCATGAATCCATTTAGTTAAATAACGTTGAGAAAGGGTTTTGACATTGTACACAAACATGAAAGAGCTTTGTCTTCACGATTTGACTCCAGAAATAGCCATCCGATTCcagatgaaatatatatattgataaaaataataaataaacagagCAATCAATaaactagaagaagaagaagctataAGGTTTCGAGgataacaacaaaaatatgGAGTATGAAGGCATCGAGAAAACCTTATATCTGAAATTGCCAGAAATGGATGAGGTGTTCCTCTCTAAACGTTTCACTTGTCTTCATCTTCAGTTTCCAACTTCCTCAAGTATGCTACTTCTTTTCCTTTAACGGTTACTGGAGCTGCACGCCAAACACCAAATCCATCGAGAACCGGTTGCTGTAGTACGAGGACTTGCAGGTGAGGGAGTTTAGGCAATATCCCGGTAGGAAACATCTTCTGACCGCATGCATTGAGTCCACGATACCTGAGGTCGGATAGACATTCCATGGCTTAAGGAATCATTTCAAGTGCAGTACCATAGAGATCCAACCTCTTTGGTGCCCTAAGCTTTTTTAACGAGGGTACATGTCTTAACTTATCACAAGCAATGAGCAATGAGAAACAATGCAGAGACTCACCAAATTGAAGACAAAATTAGGCAAATTCTCATTATCTGTGTAAGATAGATCGAGGAACTTGAGCCCAtgcaattttttgaaaaatgaatcggcaataaatttcaagtttttattattgCATGACAATAGAGTTGAAAGACGGGGACACCTTGGTGAATAGCTTGAaggaattttttcaatttggttttgtaTCGGTGAAACTCTCACAAGATTCTCTGTCCACTCCTCTGAATCCGGCAATTCATTTAGTTGTGCATCTAATTTAACCATGCCTTGAGAGTTCTCTTTAGTGTACTTGGATAACCATGTTCCAAATCAAGTCATGCACCGTGACACAGCTACTATCACCATATCTTGTAACACTGTCCAATAAAAAGACATTTTCAAGTCTATTAAACATTGAATGGCCTTTGTAAACTTCTGCCACCCTACTCTGCCGTTTTATAACTCCCTCATCAATCAAATAAGCTATCAAATCCTCTCTAGGGAATACATCCTCTTCCGTATCATCTTGCCTAACTCTTGATTGCCTCGGGTCCTCTAAAGCATTCCTCCACTCATTTACGGCATCCACCCCCTTCATGGCTCCAGCCATTGTTATAATTCCTAGCGGCAAACCACCACACTCCTTTGTGATAGGTTTTGCAATTTGTTCCACTTCTGGACAAAGTGTTATGTCATGTCCGAGGCTCTTAATAAACAAAGTCCAAGCCTTTTCCTCTGAAATAGGCTTCACTTTGATTATGTGTT
This genomic interval from Populus nigra chromosome 11, ddPopNigr1.1, whole genome shotgun sequence contains the following:
- the LOC133668641 gene encoding uncharacterized protein LOC133668641; the protein is MVKLDAQLNELPDSEEWTENLVRVSPIQNQIEKIPSSYSPRYRGLNACGQKMFPTGILPKLPHLQVLVLQQPVLDGFGVWRAAPVTVKGKEVAYLRKLETEDEDK